The genomic stretch TTGGGATAAAAAATATTATGATTATTTGATTGATGATTTGAGACAGATTATCATTTTTAATAATAAATTTAAAGAAAAAAACTAATATACAAAAAATGGTGTTGATAGAAAATTTTACCAACACCATTTATTATACAACCTTTATAATTCCTTATTTAAATTTCATATCTAATTCTCTTTGGACTTCATCAACATCTCTTATAGTTCCAAAATTTTCCTTAACTTTTTTTAAAAAAGTTCCCATTTCATCAGCTGAACCAACAATACGATTAAATATACCTAAATATTCAGTTATAATAGGATTATCAACATCATAAGGATACCTCATAATGTGATCTATTTCACTCCAAGCCTCTTCAAAAACAGTTCTTACTTGAATTTCAACTGATATATTGAGAGTTTTTGTTATGTCTATACCAACTAAGTAATGTACGGAACGATATCCATGTTCCCTAACAATTACATCACAGTTAATATCTTTTATTGTTTCTTTAAATTGAGAAAGATTATAGTCTCCTCTTCTGATATTTACCTGAGGAGTTTCTTTAATATCCCAAAGATTTAAAATTTCATGATGGATATTTTGCCAATCATCTTTAAAAAGGTGTAAAACTCTTATCCCAATTAAATCTGTAACAATTTCTTTATAATTTAAAACACTTATATTTCTTTCTTGGTACTTTCTACCTTTTCTAATTATTTTTTCAATAAGATGTGTTGGCTTCTTAACTCTTCTTCTAACAGAGTGGACAGAAGGAACATCTATTAGTTTTGATACTATATAT from Fusobacterium simiae encodes the following:
- a CDS encoding nucleotidyltransferase family protein, which produces MNKLIKEEFFKEFSIDEDYFLSTGLDWNELENIYEDYVQLVPLLEKEAEYIVSKLIDVPSVHSVRRRVKKPTHLIEKIIRKGRKYQERNISVLNYKEIVTDLIGIRVLHLFKDDWQNIHHEILNLWDIKETPQVNIRRGDYNLSQFKETIKDINCDVIVREHGYRSVHYLVGIDITKTLNISVEIQVRTVFEEAWSEIDHIMRYPYDVDNPIITEYLGIFNRIVGSADEMGTFLKKVKENFGTIRDVDEVQRELDMKFK